One Nocardia iowensis DNA window includes the following coding sequences:
- a CDS encoding heavy metal translocating P-type ATPase, whose protein sequence is MQDRHPHRRTAVLDVRGVRWASQANVVTAVLRRRPGVLDVAANPAAQTATVAYDPTITSVAELAGWVRDCGYHCAGRSVPNHICDPLVEPRTDGQRRPDHTATGDSPTRRTRAADTALTADAAPPADAAPPADTSPTAHAVYESPTDAVPGDTRASRADRDEHAGHDAHMAHAGHAGMSMADMAADMRNRFVVAAVFSVLVMLWSPMATDMFGLHLPVPFGLRQDIWALVLSLPVIFYSSAIFFTGAVAALRARTLDMMVLVAVGIGAGWLYSLAITLTGGGEVFYEASTMLATFVLLGHWFEMRARGGANDAIRALLDLAPPKAEVIRDGTPVEVPTAEVVVGDTLLVRPGAKIAVDGVVEEGDSEVDESMVTGESMPVHKEPGSTVIGASLNTNGTLRVRATKVGADTALAQIVELVQQAQNSKAPGQKLADRAAFWLVLVALIGGALTLVVWLLVGASFAKAMLFAITVVVITCPDALGLATPTAIMVGSGLGAKRGVLFKNALALEGAARIDTVVMDKTGTLTKGEPEVTDVVTADGYSADEVLRLVAAVERESEHPLAAAIVRHAETRSAGLTAGRFENVPGHGAIAEVGGHRVVVGNRRLFDREHIDLGSLAAHRDRLTDSGHTAVLAAIDGTAAAVIALADALRDTSAAAVAELHDLGVEVVMLTGDNRATAERIAADLGIDTVIAEVLPGDKAAKVAELQHDGRKVAMVGDGVNDAPALAGADLGIAIGAGTDVAIETADLVLMRSDPLDVPTALRIGRGTLRKMHQNLAWAVGYNTIALPIAAGVFVPAFGFTLRPEIAAMSMSGSSIIVALNALSLKRLRLPSQTPTKPAESRPRTPAHR, encoded by the coding sequence ATGCAGGACCGCCACCCGCACCGCCGCACCGCCGTCCTCGACGTACGCGGTGTCCGCTGGGCCAGCCAAGCCAATGTCGTCACCGCCGTACTCCGCCGCAGACCGGGCGTCCTCGACGTCGCCGCCAACCCGGCCGCCCAAACCGCCACCGTCGCCTACGACCCCACCATCACCTCAGTCGCCGAACTCGCAGGCTGGGTCCGCGACTGCGGCTACCACTGCGCGGGCCGCTCGGTCCCGAATCACATCTGCGATCCCTTGGTCGAGCCGCGCACCGACGGACAGCGGCGGCCAGACCACACGGCGACCGGCGATAGTCCCACGCGCCGCACCCGCGCCGCCGACACCGCATTGACCGCCGACGCCGCCCCGCCCGCGGACGCCGCCCCGCCCGCGGACACCTCGCCGACCGCACATGCTGTGTACGAGAGCCCCACCGACGCCGTGCCCGGTGACACTCGGGCTTCGCGAGCCGACCGCGATGAGCACGCCGGACACGATGCGCACATGGCACACGCCGGTCACGCCGGTATGTCGATGGCGGATATGGCTGCCGATATGCGGAACCGGTTCGTCGTTGCGGCCGTGTTCTCGGTGTTGGTCATGTTGTGGTCGCCAATGGCCACCGACATGTTCGGCCTGCACCTGCCGGTCCCGTTCGGTCTGCGGCAGGACATTTGGGCGTTGGTGCTGAGTTTGCCGGTGATCTTCTATTCGTCGGCGATCTTCTTCACCGGCGCGGTGGCCGCGTTGCGTGCGCGCACGTTGGACATGATGGTGTTGGTCGCGGTGGGGATCGGGGCGGGCTGGCTGTACTCGCTGGCAATCACCCTGACCGGCGGTGGTGAGGTGTTCTATGAGGCCTCGACCATGCTGGCTACCTTTGTGCTGCTCGGGCATTGGTTCGAGATGCGGGCCCGCGGCGGTGCCAACGATGCCATCCGCGCGCTGCTGGACCTGGCGCCGCCCAAGGCGGAGGTGATCCGCGACGGCACGCCGGTCGAGGTGCCCACCGCCGAAGTGGTCGTCGGCGACACGCTGCTGGTGCGACCTGGCGCGAAGATCGCCGTCGACGGTGTCGTGGAGGAGGGTGACAGCGAGGTCGACGAGTCGATGGTGACCGGTGAGAGCATGCCGGTGCACAAGGAACCGGGCTCGACGGTGATCGGCGCGTCGCTGAACACCAACGGCACGTTGCGGGTGCGCGCCACCAAAGTCGGGGCGGACACCGCGCTGGCACAGATCGTGGAACTGGTTCAGCAGGCGCAGAATTCGAAGGCGCCAGGTCAGAAGCTGGCTGACCGTGCCGCGTTCTGGCTGGTGCTGGTCGCGCTGATCGGCGGCGCGTTGACGCTGGTGGTGTGGCTGCTGGTCGGTGCGTCATTCGCCAAGGCGATGTTGTTCGCCATCACCGTCGTCGTGATCACCTGCCCCGACGCGCTCGGCCTCGCCACCCCGACAGCGATCATGGTCGGCTCCGGACTCGGCGCGAAACGCGGTGTGCTGTTCAAGAATGCGCTGGCACTGGAAGGCGCGGCGCGCATCGACACCGTCGTGATGGACAAGACCGGCACCCTCACCAAAGGCGAACCGGAAGTCACCGATGTGGTGACCGCCGACGGATATTCGGCCGACGAGGTGCTGCGTCTCGTCGCCGCCGTAGAACGCGAATCCGAACACCCACTCGCCGCCGCCATCGTCCGGCACGCCGAAACCCGCAGTGCCGGGCTGACCGCAGGAAGGTTCGAGAACGTTCCCGGCCATGGCGCCATCGCCGAGGTCGGCGGCCATCGCGTGGTGGTCGGCAACCGCCGACTGTTCGACCGGGAGCACATCGATCTCGGATCCCTTGCCGCGCACCGTGATCGGCTCACCGACTCCGGCCACACCGCCGTCCTCGCCGCGATCGACGGAACCGCCGCCGCAGTGATCGCTCTGGCCGACGCACTTCGCGACACCTCCGCGGCCGCGGTCGCCGAACTGCACGACCTCGGCGTGGAGGTAGTGATGTTGACCGGCGACAACCGCGCCACCGCCGAACGCATCGCCGCCGACCTCGGCATCGACACCGTCATCGCCGAAGTCCTCCCCGGCGACAAGGCCGCGAAAGTCGCCGAGCTGCAACACGATGGCCGCAAGGTCGCCATGGTCGGCGACGGCGTCAACGATGCCCCCGCGCTGGCCGGTGCCGACCTGGGCATCGCCATCGGCGCGGGTACCGACGTCGCCATCGAAACCGCCGACCTCGTCCTGATGCGCTCGGACCCACTCGACGTCCCAACCGCCCTGCGTATCGGCCGCGGCACCCTACGCAAAATGCACCAGAACCTCGCCTGGGCCGTCGGCTACAACACCATCGCCCTCCCCATCGCCGCAGGCGTCTTCGTCCCCGCGTTCGGCTTCACCCTGCGCCCCGAAATCGCCGCCATGTCGATGTCAGGCTCCAGCATCATCGTCGCTTTGAACGCGTTGTCCCTCAAACGCCTCCGCCTCCCCAGCCAAACCCCAACCAAGCCCGCGGAATCCCGCCCCCGCACCCCCGCCCATCGCTGA
- a CDS encoding GNAT family N-acetyltransferase, whose product MVDITSLLAAYDEQMRGAPPNLPAGVRWEQDGPLVRVVGNFRGFLSAPPDVEVRDAELDRLIVRQRDYFAARGEAVEWTTRGHDRPRDLPDRLRAAGFVPEEEETILIATTAELSAEAVPPDGVVIREVAEPSDLRRIAAMESTVWGTDMGWLADDLNRRVAAAPYDTIIYVAEAADEVVSAAWMVVRAGTEFAGLWGGSTLPAWRGKGIYRALVAARVERAIARAIRYLQVDASADSAPILRRLGFHAVTTTTPYVWSPPAP is encoded by the coding sequence GTGGTTGACATCACCAGCTTGCTCGCGGCCTACGACGAGCAGATGCGCGGGGCGCCGCCGAACCTTCCCGCGGGCGTCCGTTGGGAGCAGGACGGGCCGCTCGTCCGAGTCGTCGGGAACTTCCGCGGCTTCCTCAGCGCACCGCCCGACGTGGAAGTCCGTGACGCGGAACTGGATCGGCTGATCGTCCGGCAACGCGACTACTTCGCCGCCCGTGGCGAGGCGGTGGAGTGGACCACCCGTGGTCACGACCGGCCGAGGGATCTCCCCGACCGTCTGCGGGCCGCGGGATTCGTCCCCGAGGAAGAGGAGACGATCCTCATCGCCACGACGGCCGAGTTGTCCGCCGAAGCGGTGCCGCCGGACGGCGTTGTCATTCGTGAGGTCGCCGAGCCGTCCGATCTGCGCCGCATAGCCGCTATGGAGTCGACCGTCTGGGGCACCGATATGGGCTGGCTGGCCGACGACCTCAACCGACGCGTCGCCGCCGCACCCTACGACACCATCATCTACGTCGCAGAAGCCGCCGACGAGGTGGTCTCGGCGGCCTGGATGGTCGTCCGCGCGGGCACGGAGTTCGCTGGCCTCTGGGGCGGCTCAACCCTGCCCGCGTGGCGCGGCAAGGGCATCTACCGAGCGCTGGTGGCCGCCCGCGTCGAACGCGCCATCGCCCGCGCCATCCGCTACCTCCAGGTAGACGCCTCCGCCGACAGTGCCCCCATCCTCCGCCGTCTCGGCTTCCACGCCGTCACCACCACCACGCCGTACGTCTGGTCACCTCCTGCGCCCTGA
- the fadD11 gene encoding fatty acid--CoA ligase FadD11, whose amino-acid sequence MTEPMTSCAAFQRVAAIDPDAVAVRSVGGEHSLTWRDYAAQVREIAAGLSALGVGRGDTVALMMANRVEFYPLEVGAQHTGATSFSVYNTLVPEQLNYVFGNAGNRVVICEAQYVDRIRACGVPIETIVSLDGNPPGTLSVAELKALGRSDFDFEASWRAVRPDDVVTLCYTSGTTGNPKGVELTHANLLFDAHAFASVLPVEFGDRQTSYLPTAHMADRFTALYLQEVFGTQITVVPDRAQLLAALLDARPTIWGAVPRVWEKFKAALEFAAANEPDDATCAGLQWALGVAARKAAAQLAGEPVDDALADEWAKADAAVLSKLRAKLGLDQVKWAMSGAAPIPPETLGFFFGLGIPISEVWGMSELTCVASVSAPDDARLGTVGRLLPGLEATIAEDGEFLVRGPSVMRAYRDEPVKTAEALDADGWLHTGDILTQDADGYLRVIDRKKELIINSAGKNMSPANIENAIKAATPLIGSIATIGDQRPFNTALIVIDAETAEPYAVQHDLPDASAAALAADPGVIAEIARGVAAGNAKLSRVEQIKRFTVLPSFWEPGGDEITLTMKLRRKPIAAKYAPDIDRLYAPDLAPGVHEPTTTETTSPG is encoded by the coding sequence ATGACCGAACCGATGACGTCCTGCGCCGCATTTCAGCGGGTTGCGGCCATTGATCCCGACGCGGTTGCGGTTCGGTCGGTCGGGGGCGAGCACAGTTTGACCTGGCGGGACTATGCCGCGCAGGTGCGGGAAATCGCGGCGGGGTTGAGTGCGCTCGGGGTCGGGCGCGGCGACACGGTCGCGTTGATGATGGCCAATCGGGTGGAGTTCTATCCACTCGAGGTGGGTGCGCAGCACACCGGGGCCACCTCGTTTTCGGTGTACAACACTCTGGTTCCCGAGCAGTTGAACTATGTGTTCGGCAACGCGGGCAACCGGGTGGTGATCTGCGAGGCGCAGTATGTGGACCGGATCCGGGCATGCGGGGTGCCGATCGAGACCATCGTCAGCCTGGACGGCAACCCGCCAGGAACGCTCAGCGTGGCCGAGCTGAAGGCGTTGGGGCGCAGCGATTTCGACTTCGAGGCGAGCTGGCGGGCGGTGCGGCCGGACGATGTGGTGACCCTCTGCTACACCTCGGGTACCACCGGTAACCCGAAGGGCGTCGAGCTCACCCACGCCAACCTGCTGTTCGACGCGCATGCCTTCGCCTCGGTGCTGCCCGTCGAATTCGGTGACCGGCAGACCTCCTACCTGCCGACCGCGCACATGGCCGACCGATTCACCGCGCTGTACCTGCAGGAGGTGTTCGGCACCCAGATCACCGTCGTGCCGGATCGCGCCCAATTGCTCGCCGCGCTGCTGGATGCCAGACCCACGATCTGGGGCGCTGTCCCGCGCGTGTGGGAAAAGTTCAAGGCCGCACTCGAATTCGCCGCCGCCAACGAGCCCGACGATGCCACGTGCGCGGGTCTGCAATGGGCGCTCGGCGTCGCCGCCCGCAAGGCCGCCGCCCAACTCGCCGGCGAACCGGTCGACGACGCGCTCGCCGACGAATGGGCGAAGGCCGATGCCGCGGTGCTGTCCAAGCTGCGCGCGAAACTCGGTCTCGACCAAGTGAAGTGGGCGATGTCGGGTGCCGCGCCGATCCCGCCGGAGACGCTCGGCTTCTTCTTCGGCCTCGGCATTCCCATCTCCGAGGTGTGGGGCATGTCCGAATTGACCTGTGTGGCCTCGGTCAGCGCACCGGACGATGCCCGGCTCGGCACGGTCGGCCGACTGCTGCCCGGCCTGGAAGCCACCATCGCCGAGGACGGCGAGTTCCTGGTCCGAGGTCCTTCGGTCATGCGCGCCTACCGCGACGAACCGGTCAAGACCGCCGAGGCGCTCGACGCCGACGGCTGGCTGCACACCGGCGACATCCTCACCCAGGACGCCGACGGATACCTGCGCGTTATCGACCGCAAGAAAGAACTCATCATCAATTCCGCCGGAAAGAACATGTCCCCGGCCAACATCGAGAACGCCATCAAAGCCGCGACCCCGCTCATCGGCTCCATCGCCACCATCGGCGACCAGCGCCCGTTCAACACCGCGCTCATCGTCATCGACGCCGAAACCGCGGAACCCTATGCCGTCCAGCATGATTTACCCGACGCCTCCGCCGCCGCACTAGCCGCCGACCCCGGCGTCATCGCCGAGATCGCCCGCGGCGTAGCAGCGGGCAACGCCAAACTCTCCCGGGTAGAACAGATCAAACGCTTCACCGTCCTCCCGTCCTTCTGGGAACCCGGCGGCGACGAGATCACCCTCACCATGAAACTCCGCCGCAAACCCATCGCCGCCAAATACGCCCCCGACATCGACCGGCTATACGCCCCCGATCTCGCCCCCGGAGTCCACGAACCCACCACCACCGAAACCACCAGCCCCGGCTAG
- a CDS encoding class I SAM-dependent methyltransferase, with the protein MRNPFDSEAIAERYVRGRLYYHPEALRIALRQLGIGRVGVAVDVGCGTGLSTRAVLEAAERVVACDASVAMLRAAERHPQAQFVAAAAERLPLADGIAELTTVATAFHWFDQPSVLAELARVLRSGGGLAVYSDYFHGDLVGRPAFAEWMAGEYASRYPSVRRQPHFDPEAAREAGFGPTTHSEEQWRVPLTPETAANYLVSQSNTAVATSTCDLAELRHSLSEEIRPFFPEGAPAEAIFTIRVWTTILES; encoded by the coding sequence GTGCGCAATCCGTTCGACAGCGAGGCGATCGCCGAGCGTTATGTTCGTGGGCGGCTTTACTACCATCCGGAGGCGCTGCGGATTGCGTTGCGGCAGCTGGGGATCGGTCGTGTCGGCGTGGCGGTGGATGTCGGCTGCGGTACCGGGCTGTCCACGCGGGCCGTGCTCGAGGCGGCCGAGCGGGTGGTGGCCTGTGATGCGTCGGTGGCAATGTTGCGTGCGGCCGAGCGACACCCGCAGGCGCAGTTCGTCGCGGCGGCGGCCGAGCGACTTCCGCTGGCGGACGGCATCGCCGAGTTGACTACGGTCGCCACGGCATTCCATTGGTTCGATCAGCCGAGTGTGCTGGCCGAATTAGCCCGTGTCCTGCGCAGCGGTGGTGGGCTCGCGGTCTACAGCGACTACTTCCACGGCGATTTGGTGGGTCGCCCCGCGTTCGCCGAATGGATGGCGGGCGAGTACGCGTCCCGCTATCCCTCGGTGCGCCGCCAACCGCACTTCGACCCCGAGGCCGCCCGCGAAGCAGGTTTCGGCCCGACCACACACTCCGAAGAGCAGTGGCGGGTTCCGCTGACACCTGAGACAGCCGCCAATTATCTCGTGAGCCAGAGCAATACGGCAGTCGCGACCTCGACATGCGACCTGGCGGAACTGCGTCACTCGCTATCCGAGGAAATCCGGCCCTTCTTCCCCGAAGGTGCGCCCGCCGAAGCCATATTCACTATCCGAGTCTGGACCACAATCCTCGAGTCCTGA
- the mshC gene encoding cysteine--1-D-myo-inosityl 2-amino-2-deoxy-alpha-D-glucopyranoside ligase — protein MQSWSDTALPTIPGAGPPLRLYDTADRQVRPVTPGATATMYVCGITPYDATHLGHAATYLTFDLVNRLLRDAGHEVHYVQNVTDVDDPLFERAERDGLDWRELGTREIELFREDMSALRIVPPREYVGAIESVDEVVEFVQKLLASGAAYIVDDAEFPDVYFRADATEQFGYESGYDRATMERLFAERGGDPERPGKRDTIDALLWRAERPGEPSWPAPFGAGRPGWHIECSAIALNRIGAEFDIQGGGSDLIYPHHEYSAAHAEALIAGRRFARHYVHAGLIGLDGEKMSKSKGNLVLVSTLRRSGVDPAAIRLGLLAGHYRQDRMWTDAVLEQAKTRLDLWRRATALESGPAASDTIARLRQHLADDLDTPKALDAVDNWARQALDYGGPETDAPAAITAAVDGLLGITL, from the coding sequence ATGCAGTCCTGGTCCGATACAGCCCTACCCACCATCCCCGGAGCAGGGCCACCGTTGCGGTTGTACGACACCGCCGACCGTCAGGTGCGGCCGGTGACACCCGGTGCCACCGCCACCATGTACGTCTGCGGGATCACCCCCTATGACGCCACCCATCTCGGTCACGCCGCCACCTACCTGACCTTCGATCTGGTCAACCGGCTGCTGCGCGACGCGGGCCACGAGGTGCACTACGTGCAAAACGTGACCGACGTCGACGACCCGCTGTTCGAGCGGGCCGAGCGCGACGGCCTGGATTGGCGCGAGCTGGGCACCCGCGAGATCGAACTGTTCCGCGAAGACATGTCCGCATTGCGCATCGTGCCGCCGCGGGAGTACGTCGGCGCCATCGAATCCGTCGACGAGGTCGTCGAATTCGTGCAGAAGCTGCTGGCCTCGGGTGCGGCGTACATCGTCGACGACGCCGAGTTCCCCGATGTGTACTTCCGCGCCGACGCCACCGAGCAGTTCGGTTACGAATCCGGTTACGACCGCGCCACCATGGAGCGGCTGTTCGCCGAACGCGGCGGCGACCCCGAGCGCCCCGGCAAGCGCGACACTATCGATGCGCTGCTGTGGCGCGCCGAGCGTCCAGGCGAACCGTCCTGGCCCGCCCCGTTCGGCGCGGGCCGTCCCGGCTGGCATATCGAGTGTTCGGCGATCGCGCTCAACCGAATCGGCGCCGAGTTCGACATCCAGGGCGGCGGCAGCGACCTGATCTACCCGCACCACGAGTACTCCGCCGCGCACGCCGAGGCGCTCATCGCGGGCCGCCGCTTCGCCCGCCACTACGTGCACGCCGGTTTGATCGGTCTGGACGGCGAGAAGATGTCCAAGTCCAAGGGCAACCTCGTGCTGGTCTCCACCCTGCGCCGCAGCGGCGTCGACCCGGCCGCGATCCGCCTCGGGCTGCTGGCCGGCCACTACCGCCAGGACCGCATGTGGACCGACGCGGTCCTCGAACAGGCCAAGACCCGCCTCGACCTGTGGCGCCGAGCCACCGCGCTCGAATCGGGCCCCGCGGCCAGCGACACCATCGCCCGCCTCCGCCAACACCTGGCCGACGACCTTGATACCCCGAAAGCCCTGGACGCCGTGGACAATTGGGCCCGCCAGGCACTGGACTACGGCGGCCCCGAAACCGACGCCCCCGCAGCGATCACCGCCGCTGTCGACGGCCTACTGGGGATCACGCTGTAG
- a CDS encoding SCO1664 family protein, whose translation MTRAGDRFHSGELTVIGRISTASNVTLVCDILDEVEPPLRVVYKPVRGERPLWDFPDGTLAGREVASYLISAALGWGVIPETILRDGPYGVGMVQRWVEGVDNHTDQGDRLDLVDLCPPGAVPDGFREVLRAQDPAGNEVSLIHADDPRLQRMAVLDVLLNNADRKGGHALEGTDGQVYGVDHGICLHSEHKLRTVLWGWAGQPLSDALVADITAFAKELPGAVADELAEHITDAEIEALVDRTQELVDDPVMPTPRTSRPIPWPAF comes from the coding sequence GTGACGCGGGCCGGGGATCGGTTCCACAGCGGCGAGCTGACAGTGATCGGGCGGATCAGTACCGCCAGCAACGTGACCCTGGTCTGCGACATCCTCGATGAGGTCGAACCGCCGCTGCGGGTGGTGTACAAGCCGGTGCGCGGCGAACGACCGCTGTGGGACTTTCCCGATGGCACCCTCGCGGGCCGGGAGGTGGCGTCGTATCTGATCTCGGCCGCGCTCGGCTGGGGCGTGATCCCGGAAACGATCCTGCGCGACGGACCGTATGGCGTCGGCATGGTGCAACGCTGGGTCGAGGGCGTGGACAACCACACCGACCAGGGCGACCGCCTCGACCTCGTCGACCTCTGCCCGCCCGGCGCGGTCCCCGACGGCTTCCGTGAGGTACTGCGCGCGCAGGACCCGGCAGGCAACGAGGTCTCGCTCATCCACGCCGACGACCCGCGGCTGCAACGAATGGCCGTGCTGGACGTGCTGCTGAACAACGCCGACCGCAAGGGCGGGCACGCGCTGGAAGGCACGGACGGGCAGGTGTACGGCGTCGACCACGGCATCTGCCTGCACAGCGAGCACAAATTGCGCACCGTGCTGTGGGGCTGGGCCGGACAACCGCTCAGCGACGCGCTGGTCGCCGATATCACCGCGTTCGCCAAAGAATTGCCCGGCGCCGTCGCGGACGAGCTCGCCGAGCACATCACCGACGCCGAGATCGAAGCGTTGGTAGACCGAACCCAGGAGTTGGTCGACGACCCGGTGATGCCGACTCCGCGTACGTCCCGGCCGATTCCGTGGCCGGCGTTCTGA
- a CDS encoding DUF3090 domain-containing protein yields MSRAIHVFRTPDRFVAGTVGEPGDRAFYLQAVQEPRVVSVLLEKQQVKVLADRMGLLLDEVARRFGAEVPPQPEDIGDTAPLVTPVDAEFRVGTMGLGWDADANAVVVELLAITETEVDESVVLDDTEEGPDAVRVFLTPIQAREFALRSTRVIAAGRPPCPLCGEPLSSRGHMCVRTNGYKRGDIFGAAELEE; encoded by the coding sequence GTGTCACGCGCAATCCATGTATTTCGCACCCCCGATCGTTTCGTCGCCGGGACCGTCGGTGAGCCGGGCGATCGCGCGTTCTATCTGCAGGCCGTCCAGGAACCGCGAGTCGTCAGCGTGCTGCTGGAAAAGCAGCAGGTGAAGGTGCTCGCCGATCGGATGGGCCTGCTGTTGGACGAGGTGGCCCGCCGCTTCGGCGCCGAGGTGCCGCCGCAGCCCGAGGACATCGGCGACACCGCGCCGCTGGTGACGCCGGTCGACGCCGAGTTCCGGGTCGGCACCATGGGCCTCGGCTGGGACGCCGACGCGAACGCCGTGGTGGTCGAGCTGCTGGCGATCACCGAGACCGAGGTCGACGAATCGGTGGTGCTCGACGACACCGAGGAAGGCCCGGACGCGGTCCGCGTGTTCCTCACCCCGATCCAGGCCCGCGAGTTCGCATTGCGTTCGACCCGGGTGATCGCGGCGGGCCGGCCACCGTGCCCGCTGTGCGGGGAACCGTTGTCGTCTCGTGGACACATGTGCGTGCGCACCAATGGATACAAGCGCGGAGACATCTTCGGCGCGGCCGAGCTAGAGGAGTGA
- a CDS encoding histidine phosphatase family protein, which produces MTVILLRHGVSTSNTARTLAGRSTGVELTEHGNEQARAVAERLAGLPIERIVHSPLLRCQRTVAPLAEKFGLEPVFDDRLIEVDYGEWTGRPIAELLNEPLWKVVQRHASGAVFPGGEGLAQVQSRAVAALREHDRALAEQHGHDALWVACTHGDVIKSVLADALGIHLDGFQRIMVEPASISVIRYTPTAPYVWRLNDTGTDLSALSNQQRPVADSRAEQQDATVDTTGPVPGGELGNTGSADNGNAER; this is translated from the coding sequence ATGACGGTGATTCTGCTCCGACACGGAGTCTCGACCTCGAACACCGCCCGCACCCTGGCCGGTCGCAGCACCGGCGTCGAACTGACCGAGCACGGCAACGAGCAGGCCAGGGCTGTTGCCGAAAGGCTCGCCGGGCTGCCGATCGAACGGATCGTGCACTCGCCGCTGCTGCGCTGCCAGCGAACGGTGGCGCCGCTGGCGGAGAAGTTCGGGTTGGAACCGGTCTTCGACGACCGGCTGATCGAGGTCGATTACGGCGAGTGGACCGGGCGACCCATCGCCGAACTGCTGAACGAGCCGTTATGGAAGGTCGTGCAGCGGCACGCCTCCGGCGCCGTGTTCCCCGGTGGGGAAGGGCTGGCGCAGGTGCAAAGCCGCGCGGTCGCCGCGCTGCGCGAGCACGACCGCGCGCTCGCCGAGCAGCACGGACACGACGCGCTGTGGGTGGCCTGCACGCACGGTGACGTCATCAAGTCGGTACTTGCCGACGCATTGGGTATCCATCTGGATGGGTTTCAGCGGATCATGGTGGAACCCGCGTCGATCAGTGTTATCCGCTACACCCCGACCGCGCCGTATGTGTGGCGGCTCAACGACACCGGCACCGACCTGTCCGCGCTCTCGAATCAGCAACGCCCCGTTGCCGATTCCCGTGCCGAACAGCAAGACGCCACGGTCGACACCACCGGTCCCGTTCCCGGCGGCGAGCTAGGCAATACCGGGAGTGCGGATAATGGGAATGCGGAGCGCTGA
- a CDS encoding undecaprenyl-diphosphate phosphatase, producing MTWVQALVLGLVQGLTEFLPISSSAHLRIVSGVFFGDDAGASFTAVTQLGTEAAVLVYFAKDIWRIVQAWFTTVLRKLSASSRQTVPITDQVTTKLPVWNAAQAGYFDEETQRELDYRIGWYVIIATIPIGVLGFLFKDVIRTAARNLWLISFMLIAFALVIAAAEYYGRKQRPLEQLTTRDGLVMGFAQCLALIPGVSRSGATSSAGLFLGLTREASVRFSFLLAIPAVTASGLFSIPDAFKPAGEGLNASGAQLIVATLLAFVVGYASVAWLLKFVAKHSLDWFVGYRILLGLIVMGLLAAGVVSAT from the coding sequence ATGACCTGGGTGCAGGCGCTGGTGCTCGGACTCGTGCAGGGACTCACCGAGTTCCTGCCGATCTCGTCGTCGGCGCATCTGCGGATCGTGTCCGGCGTGTTCTTCGGCGACGACGCGGGCGCCTCGTTCACCGCCGTCACCCAGCTCGGCACCGAGGCCGCCGTCCTGGTGTATTTCGCCAAGGACATCTGGCGGATCGTGCAGGCCTGGTTCACCACGGTGCTGCGCAAGCTGAGCGCGTCGTCCAGGCAGACAGTCCCGATCACCGACCAGGTCACGACGAAGCTGCCGGTTTGGAACGCGGCACAGGCGGGCTACTTCGATGAGGAGACCCAGCGCGAACTGGACTACCGCATCGGCTGGTATGTGATCATCGCCACCATCCCGATCGGCGTGCTCGGCTTCCTGTTCAAGGACGTGATCCGCACCGCGGCCCGCAACCTGTGGCTCATTTCGTTCATGCTGATCGCGTTCGCGCTGGTCATCGCGGCCGCCGAGTATTACGGACGCAAGCAGCGCCCGCTAGAACAGCTGACCACCCGGGACGGCCTGGTGATGGGGTTCGCCCAGTGCCTCGCGTTGATTCCCGGTGTGTCGCGTTCCGGTGCCACCTCGTCGGCGGGTCTGTTCCTCGGGCTGACGCGTGAAGCGTCCGTGCGGTTCTCGTTCCTGCTGGCGATTCCCGCGGTCACCGCGTCCGGCTTGTTCAGCATTCCGGACGCGTTCAAACCTGCCGGTGAGGGGCTCAATGCCAGCGGCGCGCAGCTGATCGTGGCGACGTTGCTCGCGTTCGTCGTCGGGTACGCGTCGGTGGCGTGGCTGCTGAAGTTCGTTGCGAAGCATTCGCTGGACTGGTTCGTCGGCTACCGGATCTTGCTCGGTCTGATCGTGATGGGGCTGCTGGCCGCGGGGGTTGTGTCGGCCACATGA